Within the Papaver somniferum cultivar HN1 unplaced genomic scaffold, ASM357369v1 unplaced-scaffold_132, whole genome shotgun sequence genome, the region CCCCTTGCTCACACTGAAAAGTAGAGTACTAGATGATACCAATTTATTGGACTCAATTTTATCTCTAAATGATTGAAATAATTATTGGAAATTTCGGTTTTGATTGCAATGCACAGTGACTGCCTTTTTGGTGTTGTTCATAGCAATATTGCTTAGACCAGTTTGGGCAGCAAAATAAGTGCAATTGATAGCACCCATTGTAGTGAATAATTTGTTCTTACAGTAATCTTTTTGTTGTGGCCTGGCATATGGTTGTTATTGATCGTTGATGTGAAGCTGTCCATTATATTTACAAACGTTCCTGCAGTAACCTGCAGTTTCTCTCACTCTGCTCTTTAGTCTTAGTTTACTCGATGCCTATGTGCTATATCCAGAACTTTCCTGTTTGTCTGAATACTCGATGCCTTTCAATCTCATTTTTCACACAATCTATAATCTTACATCTATAAGTTTGGTGCAATCATTGTCTCGTTGCTGTAGCTTTGGAGCTGGCAAGTTACGCACTATCAGATTTTAACATTTCATGAATGCCAGTTTCTTTTTTTGACTTGCtggttttactttttttttttgttagtatcGTGCATATAGTTTCGTATAGTTATATGCTAAAACTTATTTGGGTAACAATACATGTAGTTCTTATCTGGAATTTCTACACATGCCCTAGTAGTTGCAAAATGGGATTTTTTGCTTATACTTCTCTACTCGTGACAGCTGAAAAGTTTCGGCTGCTGGTTGGAGAAGAGTCTTCATCCCAAAGTGGGAAGTTTACTATCTTAAACTGCTTTGACATGGGAAGTGGTAGTGTAGCTTGTGGAGTTAAGGAGGGTGTAAAGCTCTATTTCTACAGCATCAGGTCTAAACATGTTGAGGGAGCAAGGTTCAAGGCACTAGAAACTGCATTAGCAGATGCATTATCACAGGGACTTGATGCCACAGCTGCAGCGAAGCTAgcagaaaaagaaggaaaaaaagcaGCGAAGTTGGCATCCCAAAAGGCGAAACGCATTATAGGTCCTATCATTTCTTCAGGCTGGGATTTCTTTGAAGCAATTTATTACGGAGGAACCGTAACAGAAGGTTTCTTGAGGGGCAGCGGGACGTTGGTTGGAGCTTACGCAGGAGGGTTCCTTGGAGAACAAAGGCTAGGGAAGTTGGGCTATCTGGCAGGAAGTCATTTGGGCAGTTGGACTGGGGGAAGGATAGGATTGATGGTATATGACATCCTCAATGGAATTCATTATTTGGTTCAGTTTGTGCCATCAGAAGATAGCACCATCAATGAGTACGAGAACACTGAATCTGCATATAGTGATTCTTACACCACCGAAGAAACCCCAACTTATGATGATCTTTGAAGCAAGACTTTTGCAAGTTGCTATATTGAAATTTTAATCAAGATTCTTTCTGGTTTTCCTcctgtaattaaacatagttttacAAACTCTTAACTTACAATTGAATTTGATGAATTCTTTCTATAAAAATGTCTGGTAGCAACTCAACAAGGGCATCACTGTAATACTGCTTTACCATATCCCTGTCCACTTACCCCATATCTAGTGTCTATGTCAGCTTCTTCTTCCTTCACTCAATAAGGGCATCACTGTAATCTCAGAGGTGCGTAGGATTAGAATCTTTGTACACCCTCCAAGCAGCAAAGTTGATAGCACTTTAATATTTGTAGATACTTGGGCATACTCATAACTCATTGATCAATCAGGGGAGTGCGTATTTTATACCCCCATTATCTTATGATGCGCCTTCACAAACTTTGCAATCGTTTCTCTCTCATCTCCCCTatctctcaatcttcttcttcgtcaagaCTTCTTCCATCACTTTGTTcatcttttctttctctaaatcctcaccaccaccaccactcttcACCGCCTGGGTTTCTCAGTACTGGATTGAAAAACCCAAGGAAATCTCTCAACACTCATATGACTATGTCTACTTTTCATAATCCTGTGAATTCTGAAGATGGTGGTCTTGGAAGTGGCTCGAATGGTACTGCTTCTTATTCCCCAGTTGATTACGAAGGTAACCCTTCTCTTCaaattcaatctttttttttattgttcttaGTTCTTTTTGGATGTTGAGAAATTTTGAGTCACTTATTAGTTAGTGTCTGTGATTAACTGTAAAAGTTGAATTGATGCGCTATCTAGTTGTGCAAAGTGGAAGTCAATCTAGTTGAACTTAAATTGATTGGAATTAAATGATATCTTTGTTTCTAGATATAATTGTCTTGCTCAAATATGTGATTCTGGACAGTTCAGGATTCTAATTTGTTATGGTAGATCTTGACTTGAACCGAAGCTCATAGTACGTCGTGTTGGCACCGAGTCTTTCATTTTATTTCTCACTTGCTCCGTTTAATTTGAAGTTCTATTAATCCCATACATTTTGATTGGCTTCCCCTATGCTTATTGTTTGAATTGCCATTTGTTTAGATAAGTTTTTGTATTGATATGAAATTATACATTTTGAGTAAAAGTTCCCTTCAATGAGATTTTCTTGTTGTCGTTGGATAATGCAGATAGTTCTGCATTGGATGGTGGGTATCATCTTCCTCCATCGGAAATCAGAGATATCGTCGATGCACCACCTCTTCCTGCATTGTCATTCTCACCTCAAAGGGATAAAATATTATTCCTTAAGCGTAGAGCCTTGCCTCCGTTGACAGAATTAGCAAGACCAGAGGAAAAGCTAGGTGGTCTTCGCATTGATGCAAAATGCAATACTCGGAGTCGTATGTGAGTTCAAGAAACTTaaatctctctctctatatatatatatatacatacacatGTATGGAGTATTGATGAAAATTGTGCATTCAGGTCATTCTACACTGGTATTGGAATTCATCAATTAATGCACGATGGTACTTTAGGGCCAGAAAAGGAAATACACGGCTTCCCTGATGGtgctaagattaattttgttaGCTGGTAATATCTGGAGCCTCAAACATCTTCATCAATTTGATTCTCTATCTAAAACCTGCACTTGCTTTCTTTTGTCTCTAAATCTACACAGGCTCCAGTACTCAATACACATATCTTAAATCATGCTCATTATGTTTATCACTTTGTTTGAACCAGGTCATATGATGGTCGCCATTTATCCTTCAGTATTCGATTCGACGAGGTGATCGATTGTGGTGCCTTAAAACTGAGAATTGACTATCCACGTGATTATAGCAATAGGTTTTTCATTATTAGAACACGTCTTAGACACTTGTCCAAAGGATGTTTTGGTATAATAGTCATAATCTGCCCGTGGGCACCTAAAATTGTTCTTCGACTACTGAAAGATGTATCAAGTAGTCTTTGGTGGGCTTATATGTGACTGTGAATAGTTGTTGTTAATATTCCATACATACCTGTGCATACTCAGCTTCTCAGAAGCTATATACACTAATATGTAACATTTTTCTGAAATCAGGATCAGAGCGATAACAATAAGCTTAGCGTTTGGGTTGCAGATGTAGAAACAGGAAGAGCTAGACCTTTATTTCAATCCCCAGATATATATCTTAATGCAGTTTTTGACAAGTAAGTACTAGGTTGCGTGCTTtccatttttcttcattttctctttAGGCCATATCATGAGGTGTAGCAGACCTTTGCTAGATCCTTCTGTTTTCTGATGCCTTCTTGTTTCTGCTTTGCAGTTACGCTTGGGTGAACGACTCTACTTTATTAGTCTGCACCATTCCTTTATCTCGAGGAGACCCACCAAAGAAACCAATTGTTCCATCTGGCCCAAAAATTCAGACGAATGAACAAAAAAATATTGTTCAAGTAAGAACATTCCAGGATCTGCTGAAGGACGAGTATGATGAGGACTCATTTGACTACTATGCCACATCACAGTTGTTATTGGTTTCATTAGATGGGACAGTGAAGTCCTTTGGTCCACCAGCTGTATATACATCGCTGGACCCCTCACCAGACGAGAAATACATTTTGATTAACTCAATTCACCGACCTTACTCCTTTATCGTCCCTTGCGGAAGATTTCCTAAAAAAGTTGATTTATGGACGACTGATGGAAAGTTTGTTAGAGAGCTTTGTGATTTGCCGCTTGCGGAGGATATACCCATTGCATTCAATAGTGTTCGGAAAGGGATGCGTTCGATCAATTGGAGAGCAGATAAGCCTTCACAACTATATTGGTATGAACTAATAATATCCTCCATCTCAAGCTCCGTAAACATTAGTTAGTTTCCGCCGCATTCTGTATATTTGAAATTAAGCATTTTCTTAGATTTCCAACTGCTTTAGGATTTTTTTCACAACCTCACTGTGGTTCCTTTGTGTTGTTGATGGTTTGTATACATGAGGCATCTTTATTTTGATCAGCTGAAATTTTCCAGGGTGGAGACACAAGATGGAGGTGATGCAAAAGTGGAAGTTTCTCCAAGGGATATAGTGTATACGCAGGCTGCTGATACACTAGAGGCTGGACAGCCAGAGATTTTACACAAGCTTGATCTTCGCTATGGGTACTTGTTGTCTTTATTGTCGGCTCTGGTCTACGTTTTTCCTACCACAGCTTTCCTTATTTTATCTGAACTTTAATTTGTCCCTATCTGGTTTGGCATTTCAACAGAGGCATCTCTTGGTGTGACGATTCCCTAGCTCTAGTTTATGAATCTTGGTATAAAACACGCCGAACGAGAACATGGGTTATATCTCCAGGATCTAAAGATGTGAGCCCGCGCATACTATTTGATAGGTCATCAGAAGATGTTTACTCTGATCCCGGCTCTCCAATGCTGCGCAGAACTCCTGTTGGGACATATGTTATTGCGAAAATAAAGAAGGATGGAGAGACTTTCCTTTTACTCAATGGAAGTGGTGCAACACCAGAAGGAAACATTCCCTTCCTCGATTTATTTGACATGTAAGTGTTTTTCCAGACTTGTGTTTTTTTCTGTGTTACAACGATAcgcctaaaaaaaaataatcagctGTATCGATACGTATTTACACGGATACGCGTACTAATACTCCAATACTTCAAGATACAACTCAGTTAGAAAACTTTGACTAAATATTAGATCTCAATACCTTAATATTAGAAAATTTAGATATTTTACTAGATTCTATGAGAAGTTTTAACTAGAGTGACAAAATATTAGTTCCAAATCCGTCCACTGatcttgctctagactttcttcctTCTTATCCAGACCTCTCTCCAGTGAGGTTAATCATACATGTATGTGTTTTTTTAAGTTTCTATCTTATATATAATATGTTTATGTTAAACTACTGTATCATAGTAGCGTACTGGTATCTTGTATCCAATACCGTATCCGTATCATTGCGACACGGTTTTTTTTCCATCATTGAGCAAATCGTGCTTGTTTAATAATTTCAACCCATATTTCTTTTATTTCAGAAATACTGGTACTAAAGAGCGAATTTGGGAGAGCAACAAAGAAAAGTATTACGAGTCGGTTGTTGCTTTAATGTCAGATCAGGTTGAAGGAGATTTGTTCCTCGATCAACTGAAAGTATTGACTTCCAAAGAATCAAAAACAGAAAACACCCAATACTATTTACAGAGTTGGCCAGAAAAGAAAGTTCGCCAGATTACAAACTTTCCTCACCCATACCCTCAGTTGGCCTCTTTACAGAAAGAGATGATCAGGTATCAGAGAAAAGATGGAGTCCAACTTACTGCTACACTTTATCTACCTCCAGGTTATGATCCCACAAAAGATGGCCCACTTCCATGTTTATTCTGGTCTTACCCTGGAGAATTCAAGAGTAAAGATGCTGCTGGACAAGTCCGTGGTTCTCCTAATGAGTTTGCAGGCATAGGTTCAACGTCGGCCCTTCTTTGGCTAGCTAGAAGGTAATAATGAGTTTAttgttctttttccttttcatgatACTTTGTGTCTCACAAGTGTCCATTAATAGATTTATTTGCGAGATATTTAATAAAATCCTTCCAATGCCTTCAGGTTTGCTATTTTATCTGGTCCAACAATACCAATCATCGGTGAAGGTGATGCGCAGGCAAATGACACGTAGTTCTCTAACCCCCTTTTTTCTTTCATTCTCTTATATTTTCTCCTCgcctctcttttcttttcttttctcttctcttcatttcttatttttaatcaTCATTGGATTATCATCCTCCAAACAGTTACATAGAGCAGCTGGTTGCAAGTGCTGAGGCTGCAGTTGAAGAAGTTATACGCCGAGGGGTAAGCTTCTTCAGATTTATCCTTATGAATGTCGTGAATACATTTTAACTATTCTTGACCCTGCAATTATTCAGGTTGCGCATCCAAATAAAATTGCTATAGGGGGTCACTCTTATGGAGCATttatgactgctaatcttttAGCACATGCCCCTCATCTCTTCTGTTGTGGAGTTGCTCGTTCTGGAGCTTACAACAGAACACTTACCCCATTTGGTTTTCAGGTACCCATCTATAATTTAAGGATTCTCTAAATAAACGAATCATGATTTTCAACTATTGGGAGCTTATTGTTATTTGGCTTATTCGTCTATAAATCATTGTCGCTCAAGTCTTGAAGTATGAGTTATTAAATTTGACTGTTGTTGACGCAGAATGAAGACAGAACACTCTGGGAAGCCACTGGTACATATGTTGAGATGAGCCCATTCATGTCAGCTAATAAAATCAAGAAACCAATATTACTTATCCATGGGGAAGAAGATAACAACTCAGGAACACTAACGATGCAGGTCAGTAACTTAAACTTTTTCTGCAATCCAGTCCTTGTAACAATTACCTGAATGTGTGAATAGACTTAGAAAATGAGATTTGGTCCACAAACAACCTAACCAAGCTTAAGCATAGGGATTTGGCCTTAGCATCTTAAACGGCTAGACGCTAGTAGTTAGTGCTTCAAGGATTGATCTGAATGTCCATGTCCTCTTCTTAATGTAATATAGCCTTTCTCTTTGGCATATTTTTGAAGTTCGTATCAGTTACATTTTTTCCATATGTTTGATGCAGTCTGATCGGTTCTTCAATGCACTCAAAGGCCATGGGGCTCTCAGTCGCTTGGTGGTTTTACCCTTTGAGAGCCATGGTTACGCTGCACGAGAGAGTATCATGCATGTTCTCTGGGAAACAGATCGCTGGCTACACAAGTATTGTGTAAACAACTCTGATGTGGTTGCGGATACGAGCAAAGATGATACCAAAGAAACCCTTAAAGAAGCCGAAAGTAAAGTTGTTTCTGCCAGTGGAGGAGGTACTCCAGAGGAGGATTTTCGTTCACAGAGAAGGTCTTTATTGTGGTAATTTCTCCTGGTCGTTAATCCTATTCTCATTACTTAGTTTTAATTCAAACAGGCATGAAAATGATTGTAAAGCAAATTGGTTGACCCTGGCCAACTATTATAATTGCTCAAAACCACCAAATTGATTGAGAAAAATGTTTTCTTGTGATTTCAGAAAAAGGTAAGAAAATTCATTTTAGTTCAATGTTACATGAGAGAATGCAAATACTATTTGGTAAGATTTTTTTGAGATATAAAGGAATCATGAAAACTGCAAGATCCTGAAGAGTAGGATATCTAACTTATATTTTCTCATCTGGTTTGGTAGGATGACATTCTTCTGATTcatgtttggatttttttttatagatcGAAGTAGTGAACCTCGTGACCCTACACTGTTTGGTATGGATAAAAGCTGGAGCTGTTTGTTCAAGAAGTGACTGCCAACTGACCGACTCAATGtataatttggaaaaaaaataaaacagtGGGTAATTTGGAATCCAAGATCCCCTGATTAAAAACAAGGAATCCACATTAATTAAGGTGCAATGCGGAATCAATGCATCGTATTCCTTATTGTATTTTAGACTTAGAATTGTATCATGTCCTCTCGCCAACCCCCCTTGTGGGGGATTTATAATGTGATGTAATTGCTGCAGAAGGAAAATCATTCTTTGAACATATGTGCGGAATAataagaaacctgttttgaggcatactcattttttttctgagacatactcattcattatactatttagggtgggtttataaggggtgtttaaaggtagtgcaattacttatatattcttaaacaatttaaattattAGAGTGCCCTTatcatcaaaaacctaaaatcaaaaatcaaaataaactttaaactcaaacatcttggactcaaattcaatcaagaaattgatcaagcaaagcaaacacgaacCGAAGTGAGCaatgttggagtgcgaaatccaaatctcaattgctcttatatgtattttagaatgcatgtgtaacaaacccatcttgtttttgattgattttattttgtttgatcgatagaatatgatttcaaagatgaaattagggttttcagaagatcagttcggctgatcttggagtatcaattttgagccgaacctagtgtatgatttagagaaacactatgttcggctaatgcgactttgctagattttgttcgaatcagccgaaccaaaattcgtcagttacagagtgaagtccggctgataacttttcagccgaacctcagttttttgaaaatatacctaggttcggctgataactttccagccgaactgttcatctggtcagtagatctgggttttaaaaattaaattttttgacagattcaacttataaaaagaaattaaacctcgtatagaagtttacctatgatttgaatcacacattttggtcacttctaatcattaAAATCTCAAAAATTCaaagttttttttcacttcttcttcttcctctcaagaatcccaactctctcacataaatttgatttatctactaattcaccactaataatataatttttaatcaatctttAAAATTCCaagctaatcaaatctaatcataatcattaacaccaattatgtaagggtagttatgccattatcaaaaagggtggataaggggtgatattattttttatttggtgaccctattttggcattatttagtatgcctcaaaaaatttcagtatgcctcaaaacagattTCAATAATAACCAGAATAATACCAAAACCATGTATTCTGAAGAGCAAGCCCAGGTCCAATGTCCCATCACAACTCTTGAATATGTACAATTATCCAGTGGGATCTTGTTATCTGGTTTCTGATGACACTGTTTCGATCAAGGAAGGGTATTTCACTCTTCACGATAGGTAAAGTGAACCATGCCTATCACTTTTTCATCTAGGACCAATCTCAACTTAAAAATAGCACCGAGGGGTTTACCACTTGCAAGAATTATGTTTGGCCAAAACTAATGCAAACATTAAGATCAAAGTGAACCTTACGCGGTGGTTTGCACCTCTCCTCTTAAGTGTGCTGTGTGCAAGTGGTAATACAATAAGGACAGACGCGCAGTGGTTGCCACTAATCTATGTTCGCGATGGCCGTATAATAATGTTCTCGATGGCCGTATAATAAATATGTTTTTAACAGTGCTCCTCTTCGCACCCACATTAGCGACCACCAACCTAGGTGTTTTTGAACTTCTGTTTGGAACTCATGGTGGGGCGACAGATGCATCAATCGGAGTTGACCCATGGCAGCATCTGGCTTAGTGTCTGGCTATATACATTTCCTTACTACTTCCTTCCATTTAATCACTTGTCAACTTCTACAGTGTGTTTTACTTTTGTGATTCCAACCCTGATGGTTGATCTACAGTCTACACCATGTCCCCACCCAAACAAATCTCTTTTAGCATTCCATGGGGAAGTCATAGAGGTTTTTGAGAGCTTGAATGGGCATACACCCAAGATAATGCAACTTACAAAAAAAATCCTGGCAGGGCCATTGCTTTTGTTTGAAAACAATAAATGAAACGAACAGAAACAAAAAGTTAAATCAAAATCTAGAATATGGGCGGGGTCTATAGATCTATGAAAAGGCTGTGCTTTTTTTCTCCAGGATTACATAATGCCACTAACTTCGTCGAGTAGTCGCATTATGTATCAAAAGTTCCAACCACTGTTTGAATACGGCCTTTGTAACATAAGATTAATGCCATTATGTTGATCAGTCGCGTTATGCATCAAAGTTCAAACCACTGTTTCAAAACGTCCTTTATAACAAATGCACGAAAAGAACCCCGGATGACGTTGCTTTTTGAAGGCCCTTAGTTGATCTGTTCACCAAATTGGTTTCAGAATTTAGCCGCAGAAGCTAAAAACTCACAGATCTGCATTATTTAGAAAAAACTTCCATTACGTTGAATGATCTACGTACTATATGTAAAGCGCAACTCTTCCAGTTCAATTAACGGTGAAATGCTTCCTGTTTTAGCATACCAAAAAGCAACTATTAGTTCTCTCCTACACACTAATGTCAACGTATAAAGATGTAACATGGTTGGTTATATTTACCATACCGATCTTCCCCAAAAGTTTAAAGTAAGGGTCAATAGCATTGCTAAATACCGAATCTATAAAGCATCTGTTAACCTTTTGAAGCAGTGTGCTCTTAAAAAAGAGAGCTTTTGATGCACTAAGATAAAGAAATAAAACTGTTGCTAATTTTGCACCATTCATTTATACAGTAGTACTTCATAAGGCAGCAAAAGAAGGAAGAGATGGAAACAAAATGAGTGCTACCCCACTTTTAGAGTGATTTTTGTGTCTGGAAGTTTGGTTTTTGATGACATGATATGTCGACATTTTTGTCCTAAAGGATGCATATAATGGCTGTTCCTTAATGTATAAGgccatatatgtatatattctaTCTTTTCTGGTCAGTTAGTAGCTACTCTATGAGTCGTGCTAGGCAAAGGCAACTCCTGAGTTGCTAGCAGCCTTACATGGATGGTAAGAGTGCCAGAGAGGAATCAACTCTGTATCAAATTGTACCTAATTAATGAGTGTTTTACGCGATTAACACAAATTAGTCTTGAAGCCTACTTTATATAACCAACCAATGCTGAAAGAAAAATTTAGCGTAATTCTTAATTAGTTTATTATTAATGCTCTGAAGAAGACCATATACCTAACAAGCTAGTTTATATGATTGTGAAGTCTCGATGAAAATCAAAGCGATAAAGTTCAAAAAGTCAAATGCCATAATACTATACATGTAGGGATATGGATCCTCCATTGTTCTCAAACTCCAAATGAGTCTTTGTCCAAGTGTCTGGAGTTCATCGTTCCCCCGCCTGTCTGTACGGATAAtaccttttttctttccttttcttggTGATAAAATGTCCTCATTTCTTCATCAACTTGCGTATGTTGGCTCGAAGAGTGGGCAACATGTTTGACCTCTTGCCAATCCGACGCCCTTTAGTGCCGGTATACATAATGAAGAGCTCTATTTTTCCTAGTCCATGTGCAGTTGTTCCAAATATGAAAAACGCAAGGGAGTTGCAGAGGACACCAAAGCCAATAGCCAAACTAGACGTAGTAGTTATATATTTAGCCAAACAACTGTACAAACATGATGCGCTATCTTCCCTGCAAATTAAAATATAagatgtcaggattttcttagggaattactgacaaccgcggaataacggatcttgagatattatgatgaataataagtaaaccaagcacaagcaagtatgaaaatacgagaaagataaatcaactcacaagacacaagatttatagtggttcgaccaatacatacaacttgtatatattgtcttcgttcactttgagccgcaccaactcaaatccactatgaagaagacgattacaacgtcgtgtgaatcccagcaaacccttggttacaccgcaacaattacccgagacgataaccttgtctcttgttcctcaccaatatgctctcacaacgaaatccTAGCTTtatccctaaaagctatacaagaaatctctcaccgatctcttaatcgttttctacacaatacatcaattctacaaggcctaaatacctatttatataggttacaaacttggccaccaagaattctaaagggtttaggaaaccccttccctaaataaccacggctaactttaggaaataattaattagtcttcaataactaacaatctcccactttgaagacttattgattgtcttccagtcttcaactttggattgacggtgctaaaacatcttccttgttagtgcggctcccctcccagatcctcattctgagagaccaactaaagtcttgcagagctttagcttgtctgatgtaactcccttggtaaacatatccgccggattcttcgaaccaagaatcttctcgagcttcaactctccttcttctaagagatcccgaatgaaatgataatggatatctatatgcttcgtcatAGCATGATAGGttgagttcttggctaaatgtatagcactttgactgtcgctaaacagaacattatctccttgttccttgcccaactcagctaataatccttgtaaccaaatcatctccttgctcgcttccgtcaccgctatgtactccgcttccgtagtagacaatgtca harbors:
- the LOC113333172 gene encoding uncharacterized protein LOC113333172, with the protein product MMDLQKRRVRILVFVVGLIALSITAEKFRLLVGEESSSQSGKFTILNCFDMGSGSVACGVKEGVKLYFYSIRSKHVEGARFKALETALADALSQGLDATAAAKLAEKEGKKAAKLASQKAKRIIGPIISSGWDFFEAIYYGGTVTEGFLRGSGTLVGAYAGGFLGEQRLGKLGYLAGSHLGSWTGGRIGLMVYDILNGIHYLVQFVPSEDSTINEYENTESAYSDSYTTEETPTYDDL
- the LOC113333171 gene encoding probable glutamyl endopeptidase, chloroplastic; translated protein: MMRLHKLCNRFSLISPISQSSSSSRLLPSLCSSFLSLNPHHHHHSSPPGFLSTGLKNPRKSLNTHMTMSTFHNPVNSEDGGLGSGSNGTASYSPVDYEDSSALDGGYHLPPSEIRDIVDAPPLPALSFSPQRDKILFLKRRALPPLTELARPEEKLGGLRIDAKCNTRSRMSFYTGIGIHQLMHDGTLGPEKEIHGFPDGAKINFVSWSYDGRHLSFSIRFDEDQSDNNKLSVWVADVETGRARPLFQSPDIYLNAVFDNYAWVNDSTLLVCTIPLSRGDPPKKPIVPSGPKIQTNEQKNIVQVRTFQDLLKDEYDEDSFDYYATSQLLLVSLDGTVKSFGPPAVYTSLDPSPDEKYILINSIHRPYSFIVPCGRFPKKVDLWTTDGKFVRELCDLPLAEDIPIAFNSVRKGMRSINWRADKPSQLYWVETQDGGDAKVEVSPRDIVYTQAADTLEAGQPEILHKLDLRYGGISWCDDSLALVYESWYKTRRTRTWVISPGSKDVSPRILFDRSSEDVYSDPGSPMLRRTPVGTYVIAKIKKDGETFLLLNGSGATPEGNIPFLDLFDINTGTKERIWESNKEKYYESVVALMSDQVEGDLFLDQLKVLTSKESKTENTQYYLQSWPEKKVRQITNFPHPYPQLASLQKEMIRYQRKDGVQLTATLYLPPGYDPTKDGPLPCLFWSYPGEFKSKDAAGQVRGSPNEFAGIGSTSALLWLARRFAILSGPTIPIIGEGDAQANDTYIEQLVASAEAAVEEVIRRGVAHPNKIAIGGHSYGAFMTANLLAHAPHLFCCGVARSGAYNRTLTPFGFQNEDRTLWEATGTYVEMSPFMSANKIKKPILLIHGEEDNNSGTLTMQSDRFFNALKGHGALSRLVVLPFESHGYAARESIMHVLWETDRWLHKYCVNNSDVVADTSKDDTKETLKEAESKVVSASGGGTPEEDFRSQRRSLL